The region TCTTAAGAATGGTGGTGGCGCAGTGCTGCGGCTGCTGGAGGTCCGGAGAGCTTTTGCGCTTCTTCGGTCCTCCGAATCCGGCATATTCGCTCAGGAGCATGGAGAACCATTTGTCCACGACGCCCGGATCAAGCATCTCGGCGAGCCCCAGCTCGACGAAATACTGGCTGTTCTTCTCTTCCTGGCCGGGGATGGCGTTATAGAACAGCATGGGAATACCTTTGGCCTGGCCTTCCGTGCAGGTCATTCCGCCGGGCTTCGTGATCAGCAGATCCGAGGCATCCATCAGCTTGTTGATCTCGCTGCTGTACCCAAGAATCCTTACGTTGGGATGGTTGAGCAGGGGGTTGGCCTGCATTTTGGCTATAGCCTTGTCGTTGCTGCCCATACAGAAGATAAGCTGGATCTCATTGATCCGGGCAGTGAGCGAGTTCATAATATCCTTGCCGAACATCAGGCCCCAGCCGCCGCCCATAATAAGCGCAGTCGGGATGTCAGCGAGCCCCAGCTCCTTCCGCAGCTTGGTCTTACCCTGGGACTCCCAGAACTTCGGATGCACGGGAATCCCGGTCACCGTTACCAGCTCGGAGGGTACGCCGCGTCCCGTAAGAATGGATTTGACCCTGGAGGTCGATACCAGATACCGGTTGGCTTCCGCATTCACCCAGCTGCCGTGGGCATCATAATCTGTAATCAGCGTATAGAACGGCACATCAAGACCCTGGCGCTTGAGTCTGGAGATGACCGCAGCAGGAATCGGATGAGTACAGATAATCAGATCCGGCCGCAGCTGCTCAATGACCTGAGAGGCATGGGTATAAAAAATCCGGTGAAGGGCCAGCTTAGTCAACCGGTTCAGTGATTTATGATATTGGGTCTTATACATCATGCCGACCAGCTTCGGCTGGCTGCTGACAGTTTTGCGGTAAGCGGAAAGAATCCAAGGAGCGACCGTAGGATTCAGGAATTTTCCGAGCTCGAAGACCCGGCACTGAACATCAGGGTTCAGCAGTCGTATTCCTTCAGCCAGAGCATAGGCTGCCCCTGTATGGCCCGTGCCGAAGCCTTCCGAAAACAGCAGTACTCTTTTCTTTCGCATAAGTTCACCTGCAACTTTCCATTATAGGTAGGTTTGTTAGATAGCTTCATAAGTCCGTCTGCGGTTACTCGCGTACATGCTTCTCCTAATATTATACTAGGGATTTTGCTTCTTTTCTCACATTATACAAATAAGACGTAAATAGAAAGTTAAAACACTGCAATAAAATAAAAAAATTTAGCAAAAGTATTGCAAAGACATAGGCAAAGTGATAAAGTTGGTCTTGACCGAGTGACCGGATTAGTAAATTGGTCAGAACGGGAGTTACAGACGATCCTTCAGGAAAGGGAGTGTATGAATGGCTGTGGTAGATCGAAGGCAGCAGGTGCTTCAGGCGGCGACGAAGTCTTTTTCATTATTCGGGTATAAGGCAACAACGATGGATCAGGTCGCCAAGATTGCCAATGTCGGCAAAGGGACGATTTACACCTTTTTTACGAACAAGGAACAGTTATTTGATGAAATCCTGCGGGACGTCATCATCGAGATGAAAATGATCGCCGAGCGGGAGATTAGGCGTGATAAGCCGTTTTTTGATAATCTGCACCGTGTGCTGGATGCCCTGCTGGAATTTCGAAGCGAACACGAGCTATTCATCAAGCTGTCCCAGGAGAGTCTGGACTTCGGAACGCCGCAGGCTGGTGAAGGGCTCGACAAGATCGAGAGTGTGGTGCTTGAATATCTGGAACGGGAGGTGGAGCAGGCCATTCGTCAAGGGGAAATCAAACCCTGCGATCCCCAGATTGTGTCGGTGGTAATGTTCAGGCTATATATCGCGCTTACTGCTGAACTGAGCAAGGTACATGTGCCGTTGACCAAAGAACAGATCAAGCATTATTTTCATCTGTTTTTGGCAGAGGGGCTGTCACAGTAGAAGTTAAGTCCGGTATAGGGATGGCGTTTCGCACTGCTGCGCTTTCCCTGAATGGAATGGATGGGCTGAGGCGGATGGTACTGAATTAGGATAGACCCATTTTTTTTGCTCTTGATTGACCGAATGGGGAAAACAGTCATCTGGTGTTACTGTAACATTCACGAAACTATCATTTCAAAGCAAGTCACCGTATTTTTCAAGAGAGAGCATATGATCATAAGGAGAGAACCAGAATGAAATCTTTATCCGTGTTTATGAAGGATCTTGGCGCGGTATTCAAGAATCCCAAGATGCGTATTTCCATGTTCGCCATTCTATTTATTCCTGTTCTGTACAGCGGATTGTTCCTGAAAGCATTCTGGGACCCTTACGGTAAAATGAACGAGCTTCCGGTAGCGGTTGTCAACCAGGATAAGGGTGCTGATTATGAAGGCACCAAGCTGACCGCCGGAGCAGATCTGGTCACGGAGCTGAAGAAGACGGACGGGTTCAAGTGGAATTTCGTCAGCCGGGAGCAGGCGGAAGCCGGGCTTGCGGACAATACCTATTATATGGCGATTGTGGTTCCGGAAGACTTCTCGGCTAAGGCCACTACACTGCTGGATGCAGATCCGCAGCCGGCCAAGATCATCTACGAGCCGAATGAAGGCTATAACTTCCTGGCAGGCCAGATTGGCGGCACAGCAGTGAAGGATATGAAGAGCAAGGTATCCGCCAAGATTACGGAAGCTTATACCAGTTCTGTGTTTGATAAAATCACCACCATCGCAAACGGTCTGGGCGAAGCCGGAGACGGTGCGACCAAAATCGCAGACGGCGCCACTAAGCTCGATGACGGCGCTCTGAAGCTGAAGGACAATCTGGTTGTCCTGACCGAAGGCACCGGCAAGCTGCTGGATGGTGTAGCGCCGCTTACCCAGGGCGTGAGTGATCTCAATAACGGAGCAGCCGCACTCAAAACCGGCACGAGCACGCTGGCCGGAGGTCTGCAGCAGTTATCCGCAGCACATAAGCAGCTGCAGGATGGTGTGACGCAGTCGGCAGCGGGCAGCAAGCAGCTGAATGCCGGGCTGCAGAAGACGGCAGCCGGAACGGCTTCGCTACAGGCCGGAACCCAGTCGGCTGTAGTCGGTACCGAGAAGCTGCAGACAGGTACGAAGGCGGTTGTAGACGGCAGCGAGAAGCTTGCGGCCGGATTATCTTCCTCCGCCGAGGGCAGTGCTAAGCTTGAAGCCGGACTTACGGCTTCGAAGGACGGAAGTGCCAAGACAGCAGCCGGAGCCAAGGCTGTAGCTGATGGTCTGCAGGCGCTGGCGAAGTCGAATCCGACGCTTGCAGCAAGCCCTGAGGTGCAGAAGCTGCTGGCAGCAAGCGCAGCAGTAGCTGCGGGCACGGAGCAGCTGGACCAGGGTCAACAGCAGCTCCTGAACGGAGCTGCGGCCTTGAACAGCGGCCAAGAGCAGCTGTTGCAGGGAGCAAAGCAGCTGCACAGCGGTTCACAGCAGCTGGATGCAGGTGTAGGCCAGCTGCATGACGGAGCGCAGAAGCTCTACGCAGGCAGTTCGCAGCTGCTGGATGGCCAGAATCAGCTGGCAGCCGGAGCAGCTGCACTGGAGAACGGCGGCGCGAAGCTGACCGCAGGCATGAAGCAGTTCGGCGCGAAGCTGGACGAAGCTGCTGCGGGCGGCGTGAAGCTGGCTGACGGCGGCAAGGCGCTTGAAGCCGGCACCACGAAGCTGCTGGCTGGCGCAGGCAAGCTTGGTAGCGGCCTTAGCTCGGTAGCCGATGGCTCGAAGAAGCTGAGTGACGGAGCAGGGCAGCTGAAGGATGGCCTCGATGAGCTGAAGACAGGCTCCGGTGAGCTGGCAAGCAAACTGGGCGATGCGGCAGCGCAGACCAAATCGGTGAACAAGACCGACGGGCTGGTATCCATGTTCGCCCAGCCGGTACAGATCGAAGAAGTGAAAGTTAACAAGGTGCCTAACTACGGTACAGGATTCGCTCCTTACTTCCTGTCCCTCGGATTGTTCGTAGGTGCTCTGATCTGTACGATTGTTATCCCTATGCGTGATTCCGAAGTCATTGGAGCCAGCCGGTTCAACCGGTTCATGAGCCGTACCCTTACGTTCTCCATGATGAGTGTGCTTCAGGCACTGCTGGCTGTCCTGATTGTCTTGTATGGTCTCGGACTTGAAGTACAGAATGTACCCTTGTTCTACGCCTTCTCTTTCATTACCAGCCTGGCCTTCATGTGGATGATTCAAGCGATTGTTACTTGGCTGGATCAGCCGGGCCGCTTCGTAGTCATTCTGATTCTGATCTTCCAGTTGACTACAAGCGCAGGAACCTTCCCGCTGGAGCTGATTCCTAACTGGATGAAGTTCTTTAATCCGCTGCTGCCGATGACTTACAGTGTCAAAGGCTTCAAGGCAGTAATCTCTACTGGAGACTTCGGATCCATGTGGGCCGATGCAGGAACGCTTGGCGCTTATGGAATAATCTTCCT is a window of Paenibacillus sp. FSL H3-0469 DNA encoding:
- a CDS encoding glycosyltransferase, with the translated sequence MRKKRVLLFSEGFGTGHTGAAYALAEGIRLLNPDVQCRVFELGKFLNPTVAPWILSAYRKTVSSQPKLVGMMYKTQYHKSLNRLTKLALHRIFYTHASQVIEQLRPDLIICTHPIPAAVISRLKRQGLDVPFYTLITDYDAHGSWVNAEANRYLVSTSRVKSILTGRGVPSELVTVTGIPVHPKFWESQGKTKLRKELGLADIPTALIMGGGWGLMFGKDIMNSLTARINEIQLIFCMGSNDKAIAKMQANPLLNHPNVRILGYSSEINKLMDASDLLITKPGGMTCTEGQAKGIPMLFYNAIPGQEEKNSQYFVELGLAEMLDPGVVDKWFSMLLSEYAGFGGPKKRKSSPDLQQPQHCATTILKMLGKPAAEAVFSEAWSAPPPKVRGEEAVYVTP
- a CDS encoding TetR/AcrR family transcriptional regulator; translation: MAVVDRRQQVLQAATKSFSLFGYKATTMDQVAKIANVGKGTIYTFFTNKEQLFDEILRDVIIEMKMIAEREIRRDKPFFDNLHRVLDALLEFRSEHELFIKLSQESLDFGTPQAGEGLDKIESVVLEYLEREVEQAIRQGEIKPCDPQIVSVVMFRLYIALTAELSKVHVPLTKEQIKHYFHLFLAEGLSQ
- a CDS encoding YhgE/Pip domain-containing protein, with the translated sequence MKSLSVFMKDLGAVFKNPKMRISMFAILFIPVLYSGLFLKAFWDPYGKMNELPVAVVNQDKGADYEGTKLTAGADLVTELKKTDGFKWNFVSREQAEAGLADNTYYMAIVVPEDFSAKATTLLDADPQPAKIIYEPNEGYNFLAGQIGGTAVKDMKSKVSAKITEAYTSSVFDKITTIANGLGEAGDGATKIADGATKLDDGALKLKDNLVVLTEGTGKLLDGVAPLTQGVSDLNNGAAALKTGTSTLAGGLQQLSAAHKQLQDGVTQSAAGSKQLNAGLQKTAAGTASLQAGTQSAVVGTEKLQTGTKAVVDGSEKLAAGLSSSAEGSAKLEAGLTASKDGSAKTAAGAKAVADGLQALAKSNPTLAASPEVQKLLAASAAVAAGTEQLDQGQQQLLNGAAALNSGQEQLLQGAKQLHSGSQQLDAGVGQLHDGAQKLYAGSSQLLDGQNQLAAGAAALENGGAKLTAGMKQFGAKLDEAAAGGVKLADGGKALEAGTTKLLAGAGKLGSGLSSVADGSKKLSDGAGQLKDGLDELKTGSGELASKLGDAAAQTKSVNKTDGLVSMFAQPVQIEEVKVNKVPNYGTGFAPYFLSLGLFVGALICTIVIPMRDSEVIGASRFNRFMSRTLTFSMMSVLQALLAVLIVLYGLGLEVQNVPLFYAFSFITSLAFMWMIQAIVTWLDQPGRFVVILILIFQLTTSAGTFPLELIPNWMKFFNPLLPMTYSVKGFKAVISTGDFGSMWADAGTLGAYGIIFLALTFTYFMTRDRGNEAVLKSEQVLTV